GTCACCGCTTTTCGCCCCCTGCCGTCTCGCACACGCCGTGCTGGGCCTCGGGGACCATCTCGATGGCGTGCGAAGGGCACACCTCGGCACAGATGCCGCAGCCCTTGCAGAACTCGAGGTCGATCTCGGGCGGAGCGCCCTGCGCGATGCACGCGTCCGGGCAGTGCGCCCAGCAGATCTGGCAGGTCGTGCGCCCCTGCCTCGCTGCCACGCACGCGCCCGCGTCCATGACGGGGCGCTCGTTGCGCCAATCGCCGGTCCGGCCCGCCTCGCCGCGGGCCGGCCTCGACATCGCGATCAGGTCGAAGGCGTCCATCTGGCTCCTTCTCACGCGTTCGTGCACTCGTACGCGAGGCGCGCGGCCTCGATGTTGCGCGCTGCTGCCGTGCCCGAGAAGGCGGCCGCGATGGCCTGCTCGAC
The Parvivirga hydrogeniphila genome window above contains:
- a CDS encoding 4Fe-4S binding protein; this translates as MDAFDLIAMSRPARGEAGRTGDWRNERPVMDAGACVAARQGRTTCQICWAHCPDACIAQGAPPEIDLEFCKGCGICAEVCPSHAIEMVPEAQHGVCETAGGEKR